Sequence from the Nitrosopumilus maritimus SCM1 genome:
TGTATACGGCATTGGATGCAACCCTTACAGCAAAGAGTCTGCAAAAAAAGTCTATGAGATAAAATCAAGGGATTTTTCAAAACCATTTCCAGTTCTAGTTTACTCTAAAGAGATAGCCAGTCAGATTGCCGAATTTGATGAAATTTCAGAAAAACTTGTAGAGAAATTTTGGCCAGGTCAACTAACAATTCTTTTGAAATTAAAGGATGAAAAATTAAAAGAGTCATTGAATCTATCAGACAAGATTGCACTGCGAGTTCCAAACCACAAATGCACATTATCATTATTGGAAAAATGTCATTATCTAATTGGAACTAGTGCAAATGTTTCAGGACAACCATCATTTTTTGATCCACAAGAATGCATCAAAAGTGTAGAAAACTATGACGTGTTTGTTGATGGTGGAACAATTACAAGTAAAGGAGAATCAACTATTATTGCAATAGAAGATGGCAAAATCAAAATTATTAGAGAAGGCTCTTTGAGCAAAGAGGAGATTTTGAAGGTATGAATCTGATAGTGACATGTGCCAGACATCTAGAGCCAGAGACAGAAGAGGAATTGAGGGGATTTTTAGATGAATTTGGAGATTCTGATCCCAAGGTTACAATCACAAGCATGTCAGGAATTCTTACTGCTGAAACGAAACTAGATCCAGTAGAGGTGGTACGAAAGATAAAAGAGACACTCCTTGATGAGCCATGGAGTGTCAGATACTGTTTGAGAATCATTCCAATTCAGAGAGTTGTGGAGACAAAGATAGAAGAGATTGAGAAAGTTGTCGAAGAGTTTTCTGATGGAATATCAAAAGATGAAAAATACAGAATATCTATTGAGAAAAGAAACTCAGACATGTCCAGTCAGGATATAATTACAAAAATTGCAAGCAAGATAAAAAGTCAGGTCTCACTGGAATTTCCAGACAAGGTTGTTTTAATTGAGATTTTAGGCAACAAGACTGGAATTTCTGTGCTAAAAAAATCAGACATTTTGAGTACAGAGAAAACTAAACGCAGTATGTCAGAGTAAGACTGCTGCCGTTTCTACTAGAATATCTTCTAGGGGATTTTTGGAATAAACAGAGTCAATTTGTTTTTTTGAGATGTCAAATGACTTTTTGAGGAATGCTTCGTTATTTTTTGAAAATAGTGGAATAGATTGTGGTGACACTTGTTTGTACAGAGAATCAAGACTAGTTTTGTTTCCAATTGCAATTAAGAGAAAATCAGTCTTGGGTTTTATTCCTGCAGATGCAATTGCAGCAGAGATTTGTTTTGATATTGCAAAACGCATCAGAATATCAGTTTCAAGTTTGTTTGAGAGTAAAACATCATTTTTTTGAGACTCTAGTGAAAGAGATAGAATCTTTTTGAGATGAGAACTATTTAGTACAAATTTGCTTGATATTGCCTGAAGTTGGATTTTAGGGAATTTTTCTCTCAAGTCATCGAGGAATTTTACATCAATATTCTTTTGGCCTTTGATTTGTACAACTTGAATCTGTTTTGAGAGTATCTTGTAGAGCAGTTTTTTTGAAGCACCTCCATGAATTACAGGAATGATACTAACTACATCATCATTTTTTATCATAGTTGATTTTCCTTCTAGTGCAGAAGAATCAACACCATTTACTGCAATCAAGATATTTTCAGTATCCAACTCTGGAGAATCGTTTGGTTTTGTTTCCAATAACAAGTCAATTAGTTCTTGAATAGTAATGTTTGATTTTTCAAATTCTAACTTTTCAGTTGAAAAAGACTTTTTGGCACCGCCAACAAGTTTTACAGTAATCATTATGATGTGTTGTTAAAAGTTTGAAATTAATACTTAGTGTATTATTCAGATTTTTCTTCTGGGGTTTCAGGAGTTGTTTCTGCAGCAGGTGCTTCTGTGTTTTCAGTTGCTTCTACTGCGGGGGCTTCAGTTTCAGGAGTTTCTTCTGCAGCAGGTGCTTCTGTGTTTTCAGTTGCTTCTACTGGTTCAGGTTCTACTTGAGCTTCTTGCTCTAGGGATTTGGAAGCTTCAGCTTGTGCTTTTTTTGCCTTTTCTTCTCGAATCTCTTTTTTGATATAGTTTGTAATGTAACCTGCAATCTCATTTTTGAGTCCCTTTGAGCGGACTATGGATACTTCATTTAGAATTTTTTTGTTATCAGCAAAATCTTCACCGAACTTTGACTTGTGAGTCTCTAAAACTTCGTATGAAAGTCGCTTTATTCTATCCACGAATCGTCTAACGAAGGGGGTATTTTATACCTATATTCCAAGATATGCGTTGGAATTTTTTTCTAGCAGTGATACAGTCTCATCAAATGATTTGCCTAGAACTTTTGAGGCACAAAAGATTACACTTGGAATAAAGCCAATATCGGCTGATTTCATCTCAAAGCATCTAGAGAATCTAACAGGACCATCAGTTTCAACTAGAATTTTTGATTCATCACATTTTGACAACAATACCTGTTTGTCATTAGCATAGACCATTACAGGACCAAATGAGACATAGAATCCCATATCCATGGCCTTTGCAAGTTGTTTTTTGCTTCCATCAAACCAGTGAAGCAAAGCATGTTTGGTATCATATGAGGTCATGACTTGAAATACATCATCCAAGCTCTTCCTTGAATGAATTGACACTGGTTTGTTGTATTTCTCAGCACAAGATAACAAAGTTTCAAAGACTATAGTTTGTCTTTTAGTGTCTTCATCGTTATTAGTATAGGTTGGATCCAATCCAATCTCTCCAACTCCTGTAATAGTTTCATGATTCTCATCAATCATAGTTACAACTTTTTCTAGTTCGTCATTTGCACACTCGGGATGAATTCCAATAAATGGTAAAACAAGTTCACTTTTTTTTGCAAGCTCCAATGTTTCTTGAGAATTTTGCACATCCATTGATACACAACATGCTTTGATCTTCAAGGAATTCATTTCCTGTAAAATAAAATCCATGTCAGGGACATATTGAGGATCAGAGAGATGAATATGAGAATCAAAGGACCAAGTCATTTCTTGATCAATTCTTAAAATAGTCTGTATAAATCGATTCCTTAGTGATATTTTTTCACTCATTATCTTTTTTCACAAAAAATGAAAACACAATCCATGAAATCATCAGAATTGGGACTATCTGCAATGTACAGAATTCTAAAAAAAGCAGGTGCTGAAAGAGTCAGTGACGAATCTGCTGATGAACTAAGAAGAGTTATCGAAGAGGTGGCAAACGGCATTGCAAAGAGTGCAGTAGATATGGCTTCTCATGCAGGCAGAAAGACTGTAAAGGGAGAAGACGTAAAATTGGCCTCAAAACCATTTAACAAATTCTAAGTCTAGATATTCAAACCAGTGTTAACTGATGCAGTCTTGTTTTTGAATGGGCAGGATTTTCCTTCGCCATCCTTGCCTTCGCCATCAGGAAGGATATCAGTTGTTTGTGCATAAACAGAATCCATAGGGACTGCCATTGCAAATACTGCAGCAATTGCTAGTATTGTAAATAGTGCAATTCTTGAATCCATGGGTATTGTAGGACGTTTTAACATTTAAGGAATTCCCAAAATCACAGCAATCATTTTCAAATCTTTGAAAATCCAACAATTTCAATTATAGCATTATTGTTCACATCTATTCTAAGCACATTGTTTCTCATTTCATAAGGAATCTCCACACCATCAACAAGAATTGCCAATGAAT
This genomic interval carries:
- a CDS encoding histone family protein produces the protein MKSSELGLSAMYRILKKAGAERVSDESADELRRVIEEVANGIAKSAVDMASHAGRKTVKGEDVKLASKPFNKF
- a CDS encoding TatD family hydrolase, whose protein sequence is MTWSFDSHIHLSDPQYVPDMDFILQEMNSLKIKACCVSMDVQNSQETLELAKKSELVLPFIGIHPECANDELEKVVTMIDENHETITGVGEIGLDPTYTNNDEDTKRQTIVFETLLSCAEKYNKPVSIHSRKSLDDVFQVMTSYDTKHALLHWFDGSKKQLAKAMDMGFYVSFGPVMVYANDKQVLLSKCDESKILVETDGPVRFSRCFEMKSADIGFIPSVIFCASKVLGKSFDETVSLLEKNSNAYLGI
- a CDS encoding THUMP domain-containing protein encodes the protein MNLIVTCARHLEPETEEELRGFLDEFGDSDPKVTITSMSGILTAETKLDPVEVVRKIKETLLDEPWSVRYCLRIIPIQRVVETKIEEIEKVVEEFSDGISKDEKYRISIEKRNSDMSSQDIITKIASKIKSQVSLEFPDKVVLIEILGNKTGISVLKKSDILSTEKTKRSMSE
- a CDS encoding L-threonylcarbamoyladenylate synthase, whose protein sequence is MKVNCDKEGIEKASKVIEDGGIVIFPTDTVYGIGCNPYSKESAKKVYEIKSRDFSKPFPVLVYSKEIASQIAEFDEISEKLVEKFWPGQLTILLKLKDEKLKESLNLSDKIALRVPNHKCTLSLLEKCHYLIGTSANVSGQPSFFDPQECIKSVENYDVFVDGGTITSKGESTIIAIEDGKIKIIREGSLSKEEILKV
- the cgi121 gene encoding KEOPS complex subunit Cgi121: MITVKLVGGAKKSFSTEKLEFEKSNITIQELIDLLLETKPNDSPELDTENILIAVNGVDSSALEGKSTMIKNDDVVSIIPVIHGGASKKLLYKILSKQIQVVQIKGQKNIDVKFLDDLREKFPKIQLQAISSKFVLNSSHLKKILSLSLESQKNDVLLSNKLETDILMRFAISKQISAAIASAGIKPKTDFLLIAIGNKTSLDSLYKQVSPQSIPLFSKNNEAFLKKSFDISKKQIDSVYSKNPLEDILVETAAVLL